The following proteins are co-located in the Engraulis encrasicolus isolate BLACKSEA-1 chromosome 2, IST_EnEncr_1.0, whole genome shotgun sequence genome:
- the LOC134465014 gene encoding myb-related transcription factor, partner of profilin-like: MNTTANNTMNKRPRKPHFPPQELSALVAEVFDHRVILFSPFKTSVTNADKKIAWVEVTRRVNAVGQGITRTADEVRIKWRDYSTVVKKKAAALRREMAKTGSGSSSLPPLSPEEEKVLAVLGLEAAEGTQGGLDMYQLNSQPPPSRLLGSTSASPDPAAQPSPTTPHPPEAASPFHSNTVPDPAPNYAHPRAASSLASSPPSRLRSLQAGCRDPCGCSAELLGYEREKIVVGRAIREELVALGDIAKDMMAQAERHHQESLAAIREQGQRHHNQFMDLLTIIQQQVTRPSFTLNLPQDHQDTPSPHPSQPPPPQDPHA; encoded by the exons aTGAACACCACGGCAAACAACACCATGAACAAGAGACCACGGAAACCACATTTTCCCCCCCAGGAGCTGTCTGCATTGGTGGCTGAGGTCTTTGACCACAGGGTCATTCTATTCTCACCGTTTAAGACCTCAGTCACCAATGCGGACAAAAAAATAGCGTGGGTGGAGGTGACGCGGAGGGTCAATGCGGTGGGCCAGGGCATCACCAGAACAGCGGACGAGGTCCGCATCAAGTGGAGGGACTATTCCACCGTAGTGAAAAAGAAGGCTGCCGCTCTCAGGAGAGAGATGGCGAAAACTGGTAGTGGCAGCAGCagtctgcctcctctctctcctgaggAGGAGAAGGTGCTTGCGGTGTTGGGTCTCGAGGCAGCTGAAGGCACTCAGGGGGGGCTAGATATGTATCAATTAAACAGCCAGCCACCCCCCAGTCGCCTGCTGGGCTCAACATCTGCT TCACCAGACCCAGCAGCCCAACCGTCACCTACAACCCCTCATCCTCCCGAGGCCGCTTCACCCTTCCACAGCAACACAGTGCCTGACCCTGCTCCCAACTATGCACACCCCAGGGCTGCCTCCTCCCTtgcctcctcacctccctctcgcCTCAGGAGCCTCCAAGCAGGGTGCAGGGACCCTTGTGGGTGCAGTGCTGAGCTCCTGGGGTATGAGAGGGAGAAGATCGTGGTGGGGAGAGCCATCAGGGAGGAGCTGGTAGCCCTGGGGGACATAGCAAAGGACATGATGGCCCAAGCGGAGAGACACCATCAGGAATCCCTTGCGGCCATCAGGGAGCAGGGTCAGAGACACCACAACCAGTTCATGGACCTCCTCACCATAATCCAGCAGCAAGTCACAAGACCTTCTTTCACACTTAACCTACCACAAG ATCACCAGGACACGCCATCCCCACATCCTTCACAACCTCCACCCCCCCAAGACCCCCACGCTTAA